The Phoenix dactylifera cultivar Barhee BC4 chromosome 12, palm_55x_up_171113_PBpolish2nd_filt_p, whole genome shotgun sequence genome has a window encoding:
- the LOC103718758 gene encoding receptor-like cytosolic serine/threonine-protein kinase RBK1 isoform X2, giving the protein MTSKEELHPEDNPKDSPNSKEEIGENRKSSEAKPDDNISNSSDQNSPRGVLEIPISSADSDVGSSSSISRDTLSGDRSIAPDGTVLESHSLQWRTLIGGLILRKKRCMMRLSTFPPVTAGLGLQGTQSKKDRMESGELTAEIRRGRPSWRSFDYQELAAATDNFNPDKLIGKGGHAEVYKGCLADGQLVAVKRLTKKDNEEERVGDFLSELGIIAHVNHPNAAQLLGFSVERGLHLVLRFSPHGSLASVLHGSKEGLEWKVRFKIALGIAEGLLYLHEGCQRRIIHRDMKASNILLTEDFEPQISDFGLAKWLPDNWTHHIVFPIEGTFGYLAPEYFMHGVVNEKIDVFAFGVLLLELITGRRAVDSSRQSLVIWAKPLLDTNNVKELADPSLGDAYDPEEMRRSLLVASMCIHHLSTSRPNMNWVVRLLKGEQGYAELLGRELRPKIARPPLFDACDSEDYTCSRYLNDLHRHKQLALEQ; this is encoded by the exons ATGACTTCCAAGGAAG AGCTTCATCCCGAGGACAACCCGAAGGATTCGCCGAATTCTAAAGAAG AAATAGGGGAAAACAGAAAAAGCTCAGAAGCAAAGCCTGATGATAATATCAGCAATAGCTCTGATCAGAACTCCCCTCGTGGTGTGCTAGAGATCCCAATATCTAGTGCAGATTCTGATgtcggcagcagcagcagcatcaGCAGGGATACTTTGTCGGGGGACCGATCAATTGCTCCAGATGGAACAGTGTTGGAGTCCCACAGCTTGCAGTGGAGGACTTTGATTGGTGGCTTGATTCTGAGAAAGAAGAGGTGCATGATGAGGCTATCAACATTTCCTCCGGTGACGGCAGGCTTGGGCTTGCAGGGGACTCAGAGTAAGAAGGATAGGATGGAGAGTGGGGAACTCACAGCAGAGATTAGAAGGGGAAGGCCCTCTTGGAGGAGCTTTGACTACCAGGAGCTTGCAGCTGCTACTGATAACTTCAACCCAG ATAAATTGATTGGGAAAGGTGGACATGCAGAGGTGTATAAAGGATGCCTTGCTGATGGACAGCTTGTAGCAGTGAAGAGGTTGACAAAGAAAGACAACGAGGAGGAGAGAGTTGGAGATTTCTTATCAGAACTTGGAATAATTGCCCATGTCAATCACCCGAATGCTGCACAACTGCTGGGGTTCAGCGTGGAAAGGGGCTTGCACCTTGTTCTCAGGTTCTCTCCACATGGAAGCTTGGCTTCTGTGCTTCATG GTTCGAAGGAAGGCCTTGAATGGAAGGTAAGGTTTAAGATTGCTTTAGGCATAGCAGAAGGGCTGCTCTATCTCCACGAAGGATGCCAGCGGCGCATAATCCATAGAGACATGAAGGCCTCCAACATACTGTTGACTGAAGACTTTGAGCCGCAG ATATCTGATTTTGGACTTGCAAAGTGGCTGCCAGACAACTGGACTCACCACATTGTGTTCCCCATTGAAGGGACATTTGG ATATTTGGCGCCTGAATACTTCATGCATGGGGTAGTGAATGAGAAGATTGACGTGTTCGCTTTCGGGGTGTTGCTGCTCGAGCTGATAACAGGGCGAAGGGCAGTTGACTCTTCTCGACAGAGCCTAGTGATATGG GCAAAGCCACTCCTCGACACAAACAACGTAAAAGAACTTGCCGACCCTTCTCTTGGAGATGCTTATGACCCTGAAGAAATGAGACGTTCTTTATTAGTAGCTTCTATGTGCATTCACCACCTCTCAACCTCACGGCCTAATATGAATTGG GTGGTCAGGCTTTTAAAGGGAGAGCAAGGATATGCAGAACTCCTGGGAAGAGAATTGAGGCCTAAAATTGCAAGACCACCACTATTTGACGCTTGTGATTCAGAGGACTACACTTGCTCAAGGTATCTCAACGATCTCCATCGGCACAAGCAACTTGCCTTGGAGCAATGA
- the LOC103718757 gene encoding VIN3-like protein 2 isoform X2, producing the protein MGKERKYTGVTKPKMIEHLLRLVSQKNGRKNDDKTSISSAAPNNPNGLKKKRKKEQPLESETDVTHDPLKRKEEQVDTLICQNLACRATLSLVDGYCKRCSCCICYRYDDNKDPTLWLVCNSDPPYQSNSCGMSYHLKCALKHESAGILKNGSYPKLDGSFYCVFCGKINWLMRSWQKQLLIAKDARRVDILCDRLSLSHKMLKGTERYKEMQNIVNTAVKKLKKEVGPLDKVSTVMARGIVNRLNCGAEVQKLCASAVEAADSILSSSAGLLADKDLKAPGSVSTGSLAFQIHFEDISPFSVVVSLHSRDNMFEENIIGCTLWHRNSDAMDYPEEPTCLILRPDTKIMISGLSPSTEYYFKVSPFSSTKELGKWEAKCVTQNLNGNSGQCSTRNSDSTYIDDDLISALKQQQDMSEPPVIIQSDSQRGSTNSSDNNQAPKLPKCNHSNHPKVLPSEGISDNNDMHLRPSSEAVPFVSSKSVPLEMPRKSDRLNSTPDSANKKESAEREYEYCVKVIRWLECEGHMEKEFRVKFLTWFSLKATAQERRVVSAFIDVLIDEPASLVAQLVDAFMDGICNKEKPVIRKGFCTRLWH; encoded by the exons ATGGGCAAGGAGAGGAAATATACTGGGGTCACAAAACCTAAAATGATTGAGCATCTGCTTAGGCTGGTGTCACAGAAGAATGGAAGAAAGAATGATGATAAAACAAGCATTTCATCAGCCGCACCAAACAACCCAAATGGattaaagaagaagagaaaaaaggaaCAACCATTAGAATCTGAAACTGATGTAACTCATGATCCcttgaagagaaaagaagagcaaGTTGACACCTTGATCTGTCAAAATCTTGCTTGCCGAGCCACTCTGAGCTTAGTGGATGGATACTGTAAGCGGTGTTCCTGCTGCATCTGTTATCGCTATGATGACAATAAGGACCCTACTCTATGGTTGGTTTGCAATTCTGATCCTCCTTACCAGAGTAATTCATGTGGCATGTCCTACCACCTGAAATGTGCTCTTAAACATGAGAGCGCTGGCATTTTGAAGAATGGGAGTTATCCAAAGTTGGATGGCAGTTTTTATTGTGTTTTCTGTGGAAAAATCAATTGGCTGATGCg AAGCTGGCAAAAACAACTATTGATTGCCAAGGATGCTAGGAGAGTTGACATATTGTGTGATCGATTATCTTTGAGCCACAAAATGCTTAAAGGAACTGAGCGTTATAAAGAAATGCAAAATATTGTGAATACAGCTGTAAAGAAACTCAAGAAAGAAGTTGGACCTCTAGATAAAGTTTCCACAGTCATGGCAAGGGGCATTGTCAACCGGCTTAATTGTGGTGCAGAAGTTCAGAAACTATGTGCTTCTGCAGTGGAAGCAGCAGATTCCATACTTTCTAGCTCAGCAGGCCTCTTGGCTGATAAAGACCTCAAAGCCCCAG GATCAGTTAGCACAGGTTCCTTGGCTTTCCAAATCCATTTTGAAGACATCTCTCCATTTTCTGTGGTTGTTTCACTTCACTCCAGAGACAATATGTTTGAAGAAAATATCATCGGCTGCACTCTGTGGCATCGAAACTCTGATGCCATGGATTATCCTGAAGAACCCACCTGCCTTATCCTGAGGCCAGATACAAAGATCATGATATCAGGACTGAGCCCGTCAACTGAATATTATTTCAAGGTGTCTCCTTTCAGCAGCACCAAGGAATTAGGAAAGTGGGAGGCTAAGTGTGTGACGCAGAACCTTAATGGGAACAGCGGCCAATGCTCCACTCGGAACTCAGATAGCACTTATATTGACGATGATCTTATTTCAGCTTTAAAACAGCAACAGGACATGAGTGAGCCGCCTGTGATCATTCAATCAGATTCACAGAGGGGTTCAACAAACTCGAGTGATAACAACCAGGCTCCAAAACTCCCGAAGTGCAACCACAGTAACCATCCTAAGGTTCTCCCATCAGAGGGCATCAGCGACAACAATGACATGCACTTGCGGCCATCTTCAGAGGCTGTACCTTTTGTCAGCTCCAAATCTGTTCCCTTGGAAATGCCTCGCAAATCCGATAGGCTTAATAGTACACCAGATTCTGCCAATAAGAAGGAATCAGCAGAGAGGGAGTATGAGTACTGTGTAAAGGTGATCAGATGGTTGGAATGCGAGGGACACATGGAGAAGGAGTTCCGTGTGAAATTCCTCACATGGTTCAGTTTGAAAGCGACAGCACAAGAACGAAGGGTGGTGAGTGCATTCATAGATGTTCTTATAGATGAACCTGCGAGTCTGGTTGCTCAGCTGGTTGATGCTTTCATGGATGGTATATGTAATAAGGAGAAGCCGGTCATACGGAAAGGCTTCTGCACCAGGTTATGGCATTAG
- the LOC103718769 gene encoding LOW QUALITY PROTEIN: peptidyl-prolyl cis-trans isomerase FKBP13, chloroplastic (The sequence of the model RefSeq protein was modified relative to this genomic sequence to represent the inferred CDS: deleted 2 bases in 1 codon), with protein sequence MTGSGLSSPQYIIWSELGAMIASTSSSSPSALLLLRSNTTTKRPHSLSITSSSTSFPPTTNPNRSLHVVRRRETSAALAGAGFLLSRLILDPTSLLLAPAAIAAAAAPPGSPCSLTVAPSGLAFCDRVVGTGAEATKGQLIKANYVGRLENGKVFDSSYDRGQPLTFRVGVGEVIKGWDQGILGGDGIPPMLAGGKRTLKLPPEFAYGMRGAGCKGGSCIIPPDSTLLFDVEFIGKA encoded by the exons ATGACCGGGAGTGGCTTATCCAGTCCCCAGTACATAATTTGGTCGGAGCTTGGAGCCATGAtcgcctccacctcctcctcctccccttcagcCCTTCTACTCCTCCGTTCCAACACCACCACCAAACGCCCCCACTCCCTCTCCATCACTAGCTCTTCAACCTCATTTCCGCCCACCACCAATCCCAACCGCTCCCTCCACGTCGTCCGCCGACGAGAGACCTCCGCCGCCCTCGCCGGCGCCGGCTTCCTCCTCTCCCGACTAATTCTTGATCCCACCTCCCTCCTCCTTGCTCCTGCCGcaatcgccgccgccgccgctcctCCCGGC TCCCCGTGCTCGCTCACCGTCGCCCCCTCCGGCCTCGCCTTCTGCGACCGCGTCGTCGGCACCGGCGCCGAGGCCACCAAGGGCCAGCTCATCAAG GCGAATTATGTGGGGAGATTGGAGAATGGGAAGGTGTTCGACAGCAGCTATGACCGTGGCCAGCCGCTTACGTTTCGCGTCGGTGTTGGGGAG GTCATCAAAGGCTGGGATCAGGGTATTTTAGGTGGTGACGGGATTCCACCTATGCTTGCTG GTGGTAAGCGCACATTAAAGCTTCCTCCAGAGTTTGCTTATGGTATGAGAGGTGCAGGTTGTAAAGGAG GTTCTTGCATTATTCCACCGGATTCaactcttctttttgatgtcgAATTCATTGGCAAGGCATAA
- the LOC103718758 gene encoding receptor-like cytosolic serine/threonine-protein kinase RBK1 isoform X3: MKLKDYLFQSPELHPEDNPKDSPNSKEEIGENRKSSEAKPDDNISNSSDQNSPRGVLEIPISSADSDVGSSSSISRDTLSGDRSIAPDGTVLESHSLQWRTLIGGLILRKKRCMMRLSTFPPVTAGLGLQGTQSKKDRMESGELTAEIRRGRPSWRSFDYQELAAATDNFNPEVYKGCLADGQLVAVKRLTKKDNEEERVGDFLSELGIIAHVNHPNAAQLLGFSVERGLHLVLRFSPHGSLASVLHGSKEGLEWKVRFKIALGIAEGLLYLHEGCQRRIIHRDMKASNILLTEDFEPQISDFGLAKWLPDNWTHHIVFPIEGTFGYLAPEYFMHGVVNEKIDVFAFGVLLLELITGRRAVDSSRQSLVIWAKPLLDTNNVKELADPSLGDAYDPEEMRRSLLVASMCIHHLSTSRPNMNWVVRLLKGEQGYAELLGRELRPKIARPPLFDACDSEDYTCSRYLNDLHRHKQLALEQ, from the exons ATGAAGCTAAAGGATTATTTGTTTCAATCTCCAGAGCTTCATCCCGAGGACAACCCGAAGGATTCGCCGAATTCTAAAGAAG AAATAGGGGAAAACAGAAAAAGCTCAGAAGCAAAGCCTGATGATAATATCAGCAATAGCTCTGATCAGAACTCCCCTCGTGGTGTGCTAGAGATCCCAATATCTAGTGCAGATTCTGATgtcggcagcagcagcagcatcaGCAGGGATACTTTGTCGGGGGACCGATCAATTGCTCCAGATGGAACAGTGTTGGAGTCCCACAGCTTGCAGTGGAGGACTTTGATTGGTGGCTTGATTCTGAGAAAGAAGAGGTGCATGATGAGGCTATCAACATTTCCTCCGGTGACGGCAGGCTTGGGCTTGCAGGGGACTCAGAGTAAGAAGGATAGGATGGAGAGTGGGGAACTCACAGCAGAGATTAGAAGGGGAAGGCCCTCTTGGAGGAGCTTTGACTACCAGGAGCTTGCAGCTGCTACTGATAACTTCAACCCAG AGGTGTATAAAGGATGCCTTGCTGATGGACAGCTTGTAGCAGTGAAGAGGTTGACAAAGAAAGACAACGAGGAGGAGAGAGTTGGAGATTTCTTATCAGAACTTGGAATAATTGCCCATGTCAATCACCCGAATGCTGCACAACTGCTGGGGTTCAGCGTGGAAAGGGGCTTGCACCTTGTTCTCAGGTTCTCTCCACATGGAAGCTTGGCTTCTGTGCTTCATG GTTCGAAGGAAGGCCTTGAATGGAAGGTAAGGTTTAAGATTGCTTTAGGCATAGCAGAAGGGCTGCTCTATCTCCACGAAGGATGCCAGCGGCGCATAATCCATAGAGACATGAAGGCCTCCAACATACTGTTGACTGAAGACTTTGAGCCGCAG ATATCTGATTTTGGACTTGCAAAGTGGCTGCCAGACAACTGGACTCACCACATTGTGTTCCCCATTGAAGGGACATTTGG ATATTTGGCGCCTGAATACTTCATGCATGGGGTAGTGAATGAGAAGATTGACGTGTTCGCTTTCGGGGTGTTGCTGCTCGAGCTGATAACAGGGCGAAGGGCAGTTGACTCTTCTCGACAGAGCCTAGTGATATGG GCAAAGCCACTCCTCGACACAAACAACGTAAAAGAACTTGCCGACCCTTCTCTTGGAGATGCTTATGACCCTGAAGAAATGAGACGTTCTTTATTAGTAGCTTCTATGTGCATTCACCACCTCTCAACCTCACGGCCTAATATGAATTGG GTGGTCAGGCTTTTAAAGGGAGAGCAAGGATATGCAGAACTCCTGGGAAGAGAATTGAGGCCTAAAATTGCAAGACCACCACTATTTGACGCTTGTGATTCAGAGGACTACACTTGCTCAAGGTATCTCAACGATCTCCATCGGCACAAGCAACTTGCCTTGGAGCAATGA
- the LOC103718758 gene encoding receptor-like cytosolic serine/threonine-protein kinase RBK1 isoform X1, with protein MKLKDYLFQSPELHPEDNPKDSPNSKEEIGENRKSSEAKPDDNISNSSDQNSPRGVLEIPISSADSDVGSSSSISRDTLSGDRSIAPDGTVLESHSLQWRTLIGGLILRKKRCMMRLSTFPPVTAGLGLQGTQSKKDRMESGELTAEIRRGRPSWRSFDYQELAAATDNFNPDKLIGKGGHAEVYKGCLADGQLVAVKRLTKKDNEEERVGDFLSELGIIAHVNHPNAAQLLGFSVERGLHLVLRFSPHGSLASVLHGSKEGLEWKVRFKIALGIAEGLLYLHEGCQRRIIHRDMKASNILLTEDFEPQISDFGLAKWLPDNWTHHIVFPIEGTFGYLAPEYFMHGVVNEKIDVFAFGVLLLELITGRRAVDSSRQSLVIWAKPLLDTNNVKELADPSLGDAYDPEEMRRSLLVASMCIHHLSTSRPNMNWVVRLLKGEQGYAELLGRELRPKIARPPLFDACDSEDYTCSRYLNDLHRHKQLALEQ; from the exons ATGAAGCTAAAGGATTATTTGTTTCAATCTCCAGAGCTTCATCCCGAGGACAACCCGAAGGATTCGCCGAATTCTAAAGAAG AAATAGGGGAAAACAGAAAAAGCTCAGAAGCAAAGCCTGATGATAATATCAGCAATAGCTCTGATCAGAACTCCCCTCGTGGTGTGCTAGAGATCCCAATATCTAGTGCAGATTCTGATgtcggcagcagcagcagcatcaGCAGGGATACTTTGTCGGGGGACCGATCAATTGCTCCAGATGGAACAGTGTTGGAGTCCCACAGCTTGCAGTGGAGGACTTTGATTGGTGGCTTGATTCTGAGAAAGAAGAGGTGCATGATGAGGCTATCAACATTTCCTCCGGTGACGGCAGGCTTGGGCTTGCAGGGGACTCAGAGTAAGAAGGATAGGATGGAGAGTGGGGAACTCACAGCAGAGATTAGAAGGGGAAGGCCCTCTTGGAGGAGCTTTGACTACCAGGAGCTTGCAGCTGCTACTGATAACTTCAACCCAG ATAAATTGATTGGGAAAGGTGGACATGCAGAGGTGTATAAAGGATGCCTTGCTGATGGACAGCTTGTAGCAGTGAAGAGGTTGACAAAGAAAGACAACGAGGAGGAGAGAGTTGGAGATTTCTTATCAGAACTTGGAATAATTGCCCATGTCAATCACCCGAATGCTGCACAACTGCTGGGGTTCAGCGTGGAAAGGGGCTTGCACCTTGTTCTCAGGTTCTCTCCACATGGAAGCTTGGCTTCTGTGCTTCATG GTTCGAAGGAAGGCCTTGAATGGAAGGTAAGGTTTAAGATTGCTTTAGGCATAGCAGAAGGGCTGCTCTATCTCCACGAAGGATGCCAGCGGCGCATAATCCATAGAGACATGAAGGCCTCCAACATACTGTTGACTGAAGACTTTGAGCCGCAG ATATCTGATTTTGGACTTGCAAAGTGGCTGCCAGACAACTGGACTCACCACATTGTGTTCCCCATTGAAGGGACATTTGG ATATTTGGCGCCTGAATACTTCATGCATGGGGTAGTGAATGAGAAGATTGACGTGTTCGCTTTCGGGGTGTTGCTGCTCGAGCTGATAACAGGGCGAAGGGCAGTTGACTCTTCTCGACAGAGCCTAGTGATATGG GCAAAGCCACTCCTCGACACAAACAACGTAAAAGAACTTGCCGACCCTTCTCTTGGAGATGCTTATGACCCTGAAGAAATGAGACGTTCTTTATTAGTAGCTTCTATGTGCATTCACCACCTCTCAACCTCACGGCCTAATATGAATTGG GTGGTCAGGCTTTTAAAGGGAGAGCAAGGATATGCAGAACTCCTGGGAAGAGAATTGAGGCCTAAAATTGCAAGACCACCACTATTTGACGCTTGTGATTCAGAGGACTACACTTGCTCAAGGTATCTCAACGATCTCCATCGGCACAAGCAACTTGCCTTGGAGCAATGA
- the LOC103718757 gene encoding VIN3-like protein 2 isoform X1, which yields MESIFSGFVIDPAKCSELSLEEKRELVHEISKWADNAPEILQSWSRRELLQLICAEMGKERKYTGVTKPKMIEHLLRLVSQKNGRKNDDKTSISSAAPNNPNGLKKKRKKEQPLESETDVTHDPLKRKEEQVDTLICQNLACRATLSLVDGYCKRCSCCICYRYDDNKDPTLWLVCNSDPPYQSNSCGMSYHLKCALKHESAGILKNGSYPKLDGSFYCVFCGKINWLMRSWQKQLLIAKDARRVDILCDRLSLSHKMLKGTERYKEMQNIVNTAVKKLKKEVGPLDKVSTVMARGIVNRLNCGAEVQKLCASAVEAADSILSSSAGLLADKDLKAPGSVSTGSLAFQIHFEDISPFSVVVSLHSRDNMFEENIIGCTLWHRNSDAMDYPEEPTCLILRPDTKIMISGLSPSTEYYFKVSPFSSTKELGKWEAKCVTQNLNGNSGQCSTRNSDSTYIDDDLISALKQQQDMSEPPVIIQSDSQRGSTNSSDNNQAPKLPKCNHSNHPKVLPSEGISDNNDMHLRPSSEAVPFVSSKSVPLEMPRKSDRLNSTPDSANKKESAEREYEYCVKVIRWLECEGHMEKEFRVKFLTWFSLKATAQERRVVSAFIDVLIDEPASLVAQLVDAFMDGICNKEKPVIRKGFCTRLWH from the exons GTTTCGTGATTGATCCTGCAAAATGCAGTGAGTTGAGTttagaggagaagagagagctAGTGCATGAAATTTCAAAGTGGGCAGATAATGCCCCTGAAATTCTTCAGTCCTGGAGTCGTAGAGAGCTTCTTCAACTCATCTGTGCTGAGATGGGCAAGGAGAGGAAATATACTGGGGTCACAAAACCTAAAATGATTGAGCATCTGCTTAGGCTGGTGTCACAGAAGAATGGAAGAAAGAATGATGATAAAACAAGCATTTCATCAGCCGCACCAAACAACCCAAATGGattaaagaagaagagaaaaaaggaaCAACCATTAGAATCTGAAACTGATGTAACTCATGATCCcttgaagagaaaagaagagcaaGTTGACACCTTGATCTGTCAAAATCTTGCTTGCCGAGCCACTCTGAGCTTAGTGGATGGATACTGTAAGCGGTGTTCCTGCTGCATCTGTTATCGCTATGATGACAATAAGGACCCTACTCTATGGTTGGTTTGCAATTCTGATCCTCCTTACCAGAGTAATTCATGTGGCATGTCCTACCACCTGAAATGTGCTCTTAAACATGAGAGCGCTGGCATTTTGAAGAATGGGAGTTATCCAAAGTTGGATGGCAGTTTTTATTGTGTTTTCTGTGGAAAAATCAATTGGCTGATGCg AAGCTGGCAAAAACAACTATTGATTGCCAAGGATGCTAGGAGAGTTGACATATTGTGTGATCGATTATCTTTGAGCCACAAAATGCTTAAAGGAACTGAGCGTTATAAAGAAATGCAAAATATTGTGAATACAGCTGTAAAGAAACTCAAGAAAGAAGTTGGACCTCTAGATAAAGTTTCCACAGTCATGGCAAGGGGCATTGTCAACCGGCTTAATTGTGGTGCAGAAGTTCAGAAACTATGTGCTTCTGCAGTGGAAGCAGCAGATTCCATACTTTCTAGCTCAGCAGGCCTCTTGGCTGATAAAGACCTCAAAGCCCCAG GATCAGTTAGCACAGGTTCCTTGGCTTTCCAAATCCATTTTGAAGACATCTCTCCATTTTCTGTGGTTGTTTCACTTCACTCCAGAGACAATATGTTTGAAGAAAATATCATCGGCTGCACTCTGTGGCATCGAAACTCTGATGCCATGGATTATCCTGAAGAACCCACCTGCCTTATCCTGAGGCCAGATACAAAGATCATGATATCAGGACTGAGCCCGTCAACTGAATATTATTTCAAGGTGTCTCCTTTCAGCAGCACCAAGGAATTAGGAAAGTGGGAGGCTAAGTGTGTGACGCAGAACCTTAATGGGAACAGCGGCCAATGCTCCACTCGGAACTCAGATAGCACTTATATTGACGATGATCTTATTTCAGCTTTAAAACAGCAACAGGACATGAGTGAGCCGCCTGTGATCATTCAATCAGATTCACAGAGGGGTTCAACAAACTCGAGTGATAACAACCAGGCTCCAAAACTCCCGAAGTGCAACCACAGTAACCATCCTAAGGTTCTCCCATCAGAGGGCATCAGCGACAACAATGACATGCACTTGCGGCCATCTTCAGAGGCTGTACCTTTTGTCAGCTCCAAATCTGTTCCCTTGGAAATGCCTCGCAAATCCGATAGGCTTAATAGTACACCAGATTCTGCCAATAAGAAGGAATCAGCAGAGAGGGAGTATGAGTACTGTGTAAAGGTGATCAGATGGTTGGAATGCGAGGGACACATGGAGAAGGAGTTCCGTGTGAAATTCCTCACATGGTTCAGTTTGAAAGCGACAGCACAAGAACGAAGGGTGGTGAGTGCATTCATAGATGTTCTTATAGATGAACCTGCGAGTCTGGTTGCTCAGCTGGTTGATGCTTTCATGGATGGTATATGTAATAAGGAGAAGCCGGTCATACGGAAAGGCTTCTGCACCAGGTTATGGCATTAG
- the LOC103718758 gene encoding receptor-like cytosolic serine/threonine-protein kinase RBK1 isoform X4 — MKLKDYLFQSPELHPEDNPKDSPNSKEEIGENRKSSEAKPDDNISNSSDQNSPRGVLEIPISSADSDVGSSSSISRDTLSGDRSIAPDGTVLESHSLQWRTLIGGLILRKKRCMMRLSTFPPVTAGLGLQGTQSKKDRMESGELTAEIRRGRPSWRSFDYQELAAATDNFNPDKLIGKGGHAEVYKGCLADGQLVAVKRLTKKDNEEERVGDFLSELGIIAHVNHPNAAQLLGFSVERGLHLVLRFSPHGSLASVLHGSKEGLEWKVRFKIALGIAEGLLYLHEGCQRRIIHRDMKASNILLTEDFEPQISDFGLAKWLPDNWTHHIVFPIEGTFGYLAPEYFMHGVVNEKIDVFAFGVLLLELITGRRAVDSSRQSLVIWGCTMLNLEWIGHGVRASELLVR, encoded by the exons ATGAAGCTAAAGGATTATTTGTTTCAATCTCCAGAGCTTCATCCCGAGGACAACCCGAAGGATTCGCCGAATTCTAAAGAAG AAATAGGGGAAAACAGAAAAAGCTCAGAAGCAAAGCCTGATGATAATATCAGCAATAGCTCTGATCAGAACTCCCCTCGTGGTGTGCTAGAGATCCCAATATCTAGTGCAGATTCTGATgtcggcagcagcagcagcatcaGCAGGGATACTTTGTCGGGGGACCGATCAATTGCTCCAGATGGAACAGTGTTGGAGTCCCACAGCTTGCAGTGGAGGACTTTGATTGGTGGCTTGATTCTGAGAAAGAAGAGGTGCATGATGAGGCTATCAACATTTCCTCCGGTGACGGCAGGCTTGGGCTTGCAGGGGACTCAGAGTAAGAAGGATAGGATGGAGAGTGGGGAACTCACAGCAGAGATTAGAAGGGGAAGGCCCTCTTGGAGGAGCTTTGACTACCAGGAGCTTGCAGCTGCTACTGATAACTTCAACCCAG ATAAATTGATTGGGAAAGGTGGACATGCAGAGGTGTATAAAGGATGCCTTGCTGATGGACAGCTTGTAGCAGTGAAGAGGTTGACAAAGAAAGACAACGAGGAGGAGAGAGTTGGAGATTTCTTATCAGAACTTGGAATAATTGCCCATGTCAATCACCCGAATGCTGCACAACTGCTGGGGTTCAGCGTGGAAAGGGGCTTGCACCTTGTTCTCAGGTTCTCTCCACATGGAAGCTTGGCTTCTGTGCTTCATG GTTCGAAGGAAGGCCTTGAATGGAAGGTAAGGTTTAAGATTGCTTTAGGCATAGCAGAAGGGCTGCTCTATCTCCACGAAGGATGCCAGCGGCGCATAATCCATAGAGACATGAAGGCCTCCAACATACTGTTGACTGAAGACTTTGAGCCGCAG ATATCTGATTTTGGACTTGCAAAGTGGCTGCCAGACAACTGGACTCACCACATTGTGTTCCCCATTGAAGGGACATTTGG ATATTTGGCGCCTGAATACTTCATGCATGGGGTAGTGAATGAGAAGATTGACGTGTTCGCTTTCGGGGTGTTGCTGCTCGAGCTGATAACAGGGCGAAGGGCAGTTGACTCTTCTCGACAGAGCCTAGTGATATGG